In Campylobacter sp. 2014D-0216, the following proteins share a genomic window:
- a CDS encoding SPOR domain-containing protein encodes MEENNKNEFDDIILQKSNKSEKLKKILLRSIILIIVFLVVMIVMKLINDPGEEKALQMPPEPQEQSSYENNFNSLPITDSAKEEDEFEALARKLKEESALVDTNTTEEIKQEIPTTNNSVLDQISNSEPKEEVAKVEEKQEEKVVEKVAQNPVQKPIEKPKTSVSEKPKAPEQSSNANELFESIQTPSIQTQLPAGAYVQVFSLNSLDLKSKELNLLKSKGYEYKIYKTVVNGKELTKVLVGPYKESELKAELEKIRSNVAKGAFTFRIK; translated from the coding sequence ATGGAAGAAAACAACAAAAATGAATTTGATGATATTATTTTGCAAAAGAGCAACAAAAGTGAGAAATTAAAGAAGATTTTACTTCGATCTATTATTTTGATTATTGTCTTTTTGGTTGTGATGATTGTAATGAAGTTAATCAATGATCCAGGTGAAGAAAAAGCGTTGCAAATGCCACCAGAGCCACAAGAGCAATCTTCTTATGAAAATAATTTTAATTCTCTACCAATTACTGATAGCGCTAAAGAAGAAGATGAATTTGAGGCTTTGGCTAGAAAATTAAAAGAAGAAAGTGCTTTGGTTGACACTAATACTACTGAAGAGATAAAACAAGAAATTCCAACAACAAACAATAGCGTATTGGATCAAATTTCAAATTCTGAGCCAAAAGAAGAAGTTGCTAAGGTTGAAGAAAAACAAGAAGAAAAAGTAGTGGAAAAAGTAGCTCAAAATCCAGTTCAAAAGCCGATTGAAAAACCAAAGACAAGTGTAAGTGAAAAACCAAAAGCACCAGAGCAAAGTAGCAATGCAAATGAGCTATTTGAAAGCATTCAAACTCCAAGCATTCAAACTCAGCTTCCAGCAGGTGCTTACGTGCAAGTATTTTCTTTGAATAGTTTAGATTTGAAATCTAAAGAATTAAATCTTTTAAAATCTAAAGGCTATGAATACAAAATTTATAAAACAGTGGTTAATGGAAAAGAGCTTACCAAGGTTTTAGTTGGTCCTTATAAAGAAAGCGAACTAAAAGCTGAATTAGAAAAAATTCGTTCTAATGTTGCAAAAGGTGCATTTACTTTTAGAATCAAATGA
- a CDS encoding FAD-dependent oxidoreductase — protein MDQKHFDTVVIGGGISGAAAFYELARYTNIQNIALLEKYNSAATLNSCGTSNSQTIHCGDIETNYTLEKAKKVKKTADMIVKYGLLQNAQNKFMHSHQKLALAVGDTECEYMKNRYEEFKELYPYIKFYNKDEIKQIEPNVVLGEDGVNDRTDNVVAMGVEAGEIYTTVDFGLMSQSLIEQAHKQGKNTHVAYNQEVVFIEKKDDIFYIKTKDFKEYSAKSIIVNAGAHSLFLAHKMGIGLDKSCFPVAGSFYMTKRKILNGKVYMVQNPKLPFAALHGDPDLLADMNTRFGPTALVIPMLERYHGFKSLPEFFKTLNLDMNVVKICFNLFKDSTIRNYILYNYLFEIPYINKKLFVKDAKKIVPSLKTDDIYYAKKFGGVRPQVLDKKAGELMLGEASITEIPGIIFNMTPSPGATSCLGNGYRDAKLICQYLGTNFNEDLFASELL, from the coding sequence ATGGATCAAAAACATTTTGATACCGTGGTAATTGGCGGTGGGATTTCTGGTGCTGCAGCATTTTATGAGCTAGCAAGATATACAAATATACAAAACATTGCTTTATTGGAAAAATATAATAGCGCTGCGACCCTAAACAGTTGTGGTACAAGCAATTCACAAACTATCCACTGTGGCGATATAGAAACAAACTATACTTTAGAAAAAGCAAAAAAAGTCAAAAAAACAGCTGATATGATTGTAAAGTACGGGCTTTTACAAAATGCTCAAAACAAATTTATGCACTCACATCAAAAATTAGCATTAGCAGTAGGTGATACAGAATGTGAGTACATGAAAAATAGATACGAAGAATTTAAAGAACTATATCCTTATATTAAATTTTACAACAAAGACGAAATCAAACAAATAGAACCTAATGTTGTTTTAGGTGAAGATGGTGTTAATGATAGAACAGATAATGTTGTAGCTATGGGTGTAGAAGCAGGAGAAATTTACACCACTGTTGACTTTGGCCTCATGAGTCAAAGCTTAATAGAACAAGCTCACAAACAAGGCAAAAACACACATGTTGCTTATAATCAAGAAGTTGTTTTTATAGAAAAAAAAGATGATATTTTTTATATCAAAACAAAAGATTTTAAAGAATATAGTGCAAAATCTATCATAGTCAACGCAGGTGCGCATTCTTTATTTTTAGCACATAAAATGGGTATAGGTTTAGACAAATCTTGCTTTCCTGTTGCAGGAAGTTTCTATATGACAAAAAGAAAAATCCTAAATGGTAAAGTCTATATGGTACAAAACCCAAAACTACCTTTTGCTGCTTTACATGGAGATCCTGACTTACTTGCAGATATGAATACGCGCTTTGGCCCTACCGCTTTAGTTATTCCTATGTTGGAAAGATATCATGGTTTTAAATCTTTACCTGAATTTTTCAAAACACTTAACCTTGATATGAATGTAGTTAAAATTTGCTTTAATCTTTTTAAAGACTCTACCATTAGAAACTACATTCTTTATAATTATTTATTTGAAATTCCTTATATCAACAAAAAACTTTTTGTTAAAGATGCCAAAAAAATTGTTCCTAGTTTGAAAACTGATGATATTTATTATGCTAAAAAATTTGGTGGGGTTCGTCCACAAGTACTTGATAAAAAAGCAGGCGAGCTAATGCTTGGTGAAGCAAGTATCACAGAGATTCCAGGTATAATCTTCAATATGACTCCAAGTCCAGGTGCTACAAGTTGTCTTGGGAATGGCTATAGAGATGCAAAACTTATCTGTCAATACCTAGGTACAAATTTTAATGAGGATTTATTTGCTAGCGAACTACTATAA
- a CDS encoding serine hydroxymethyltransferase, with protein sequence MLENFDKEIFDLTQKELTRQCDGLEMIASENFTIPEVMEVMGSILTNKYAEGYPGKRYYGGCEFVDEIETIAIERCKKLFNCNFANVQPNSGSQANQGVYMALLNPGDRILGMDLSHGGHLTHGSKVSSSGKIYESHFYGVELDGRIDYDKVREIAKEVKPKLIVCGASAYPRIIDFAKFREIADEVGAYLFADIAHIAGLVVAGEHPSPFPHAHVVSSTTHKTLRGPRGGIIMCNDEEIAKKINSAIFPGIQGGPLMHVIAAKAVGFKYNLSDEWKLYAKQIIKNTATLAQVLIDRKYDLVSGGTDNHLILLSFLNKEFSGKDADLALERAGITANKNTVPGETRSPFVTSGLRLGTAALTARGFKEEQISIVANYIADILDDIQNTKLQDEIKTKLKDLASNFIIYERALF encoded by the coding sequence ATGTTAGAAAATTTTGATAAAGAAATTTTTGATTTAACCCAAAAAGAATTAACAAGACAATGCGATGGTCTTGAAATGATAGCAAGTGAAAACTTTACCATACCAGAAGTGATGGAGGTAATGGGAAGTATTCTTACTAATAAATATGCAGAAGGTTATCCTGGTAAAAGATATTATGGTGGATGTGAATTTGTAGATGAAATAGAAACAATTGCTATAGAAAGATGTAAAAAACTTTTTAATTGTAATTTTGCTAATGTACAACCAAATTCAGGATCACAAGCTAATCAAGGTGTTTATATGGCACTGTTAAATCCAGGCGATAGAATTTTGGGTATGGATCTAAGTCATGGCGGACATTTAACTCATGGTTCAAAGGTAAGTTCTTCAGGTAAAATTTATGAAAGTCATTTCTATGGAGTGGAGCTTGATGGAAGAATTGATTATGATAAGGTTAGAGAAATAGCAAAAGAAGTTAAGCCAAAGCTAATTGTTTGTGGTGCTAGTGCTTATCCTAGAATAATTGATTTTGCTAAATTTAGAGAAATTGCAGATGAGGTTGGTGCGTATTTGTTTGCTGATATCGCACATATTGCTGGTTTGGTTGTTGCGGGTGAGCATCCTAGTCCTTTTCCTCATGCGCATGTTGTAAGTTCAACAACCCATAAAACTCTAAGAGGCCCAAGAGGTGGGATTATAATGTGCAATGATGAAGAAATTGCAAAAAAAATCAATTCAGCGATTTTTCCCGGTATTCAAGGTGGACCTTTAATGCATGTAATTGCTGCTAAAGCGGTCGGATTTAAATATAACCTAAGTGATGAGTGGAAATTATATGCAAAACAAATCATTAAAAATACAGCAACACTAGCACAAGTATTAATAGACAGAAAATACGATCTAGTTAGCGGTGGCACAGATAATCACTTAATCTTGTTGAGTTTTTTAAATAAAGAATTTAGTGGTAAAGATGCGGATTTGGCTTTAGAAAGAGCTGGAATTACAGCAAATAAAAATACTGTACCGGGAGAAACTAGAAGCCCGTTTGTAACAAGTGGATTAAGACTTGGAACCGCGGCTTTAACTGCAAGAGGTTTTAAGGAAGAGCAAATTAGCATTGTTGCAAATTATATAGCAGATATTTTAGATGATATACAAAATACAAAATTACAAGATGAAATTAAGACTAAATTAAAAGATTTAGCAAGTAATTTTATTATTTATGAAAGGGCTTTATTTTGA
- a CDS encoding Fur family transcriptional regulator, translating to MQIENIEYDVLLERFKKTLKDNGLKYTKQREVLLKTLYNSDVHYTPESLYVEIKQKNPELNVGIATVYRTLNLLEESGMATSISFGASGKKFELANKPHHDHLICKSCGEIVEFENSIIEQQQMLIAKEYNFKLTGHLMQLYGLCPQCSKK from the coding sequence ATGCAAATTGAAAATATAGAATATGATGTATTGCTAGAGCGTTTTAAAAAAACACTTAAGGATAATGGCTTAAAGTATACTAAACAAAGAGAAGTTCTTTTAAAAACTTTATACAATAGTGATGTGCATTATACCCCTGAAAGCTTATATGTGGAGATAAAACAAAAAAACCCAGAATTAAACGTAGGTATTGCTACGGTGTATAGAACATTAAATTTACTAGAAGAATCGGGTATGGCTACTTCGATATCTTTTGGAGCTTCAGGTAAAAAATTTGAACTTGCCAATAAACCACACCATGATCATTTAATTTGCAAAAGTTGTGGTGAGATAGTGGAATTTGAAAATTCAATTATCGAACAACAACAAATGTTAATAGCAAAAGAATATAATTTCAAATTAACAGGGCATTTGATGCAGCTTTATGGTTTGTGTCCGCAGTGTAGTAAAAAGTAG
- a CDS encoding CvpA family protein has product MENFSWFDVFVLGLTAVLGLKGLVSGLFKEIFGLLGIVGGVLLASRYAKEVAEIINNNFYSIQNENLAIFAGFLVLLVCIWIVCMALGNILSKMFSMSGLGFIDRIGGFLFGSAKIFLIFAILVACVSNIEFLNSSLEKYTNNSHTLDLLRKTGEYIMNTEFTQNGLEKIEEKIKDSNLSLNSENG; this is encoded by the coding sequence ATGGAAAATTTTTCATGGTTTGATGTTTTTGTATTGGGATTAACTGCGGTTTTGGGCTTAAAAGGCTTAGTAAGTGGTTTATTTAAAGAGATTTTTGGTTTATTAGGGATAGTTGGTGGTGTTTTACTTGCTTCAAGATATGCTAAAGAAGTAGCAGAAATTATCAATAATAATTTTTATTCAATTCAAAATGAAAATCTTGCGATTTTTGCTGGTTTTTTAGTATTACTTGTTTGTATTTGGATAGTTTGTATGGCTTTGGGAAATATCTTATCGAAAATGTTTAGCATGAGTGGACTTGGATTTATTGATCGTATCGGTGGTTTTTTGTTTGGTAGTGCTAAGATATTTTTGATTTTTGCTATTTTAGTAGCTTGTGTAAGCAATATAGAATTTTTAAATTCGAGCCTAGAAAAATATACAAATAATAGCCATACTTTAGATTTGCTTAGAAAAACCGGTGAATATATTATGAATACGGAATTTACTCAAAATGGTTTGGAAAAAATTGAAGAAAAAATCAAAGATTCTAACTTAAGTTTAAATTCGGAGAATGGATAA
- the gatC gene encoding Asp-tRNA(Asn)/Glu-tRNA(Gln) amidotransferase subunit GatC, whose protein sequence is MQIDDNLLTKLEKLSALKIADEKRQELEEQLSQIVNFVEKLDELDLSNIEAMTSTTNGGTPFRSDESEKSDVIDSVSKHAPNSQDGFFVVPKIIE, encoded by the coding sequence ATGCAAATTGATGATAATTTATTAACAAAGCTAGAGAAACTAAGTGCTTTAAAAATAGCAGATGAAAAAAGACAAGAGCTGGAAGAGCAACTAAGTCAGATTGTTAATTTTGTTGAAAAATTAGACGAACTAGATCTTTCCAATATAGAAGCAATGACAAGTACCACCAATGGTGGCACGCCTTTTAGAAGTGATGAAAGTGAAAAATCTGATGTGATTGATTCAGTAAGCAAACATGCTCCAAATTCCCAAGATGGATTTTTTGTTGTACCTAAGATAATTGAATAA
- a CDS encoding shikimate dehydrogenase produces MKIFAVIGDPIVHSKSPRMHNNALNTLNFCASYTRYHLQEKNKLKDVVKFFDGVNITIPFKEEACLIADFKDKSVLHIGSANTLLNKNNKIYAYNTDYLGFLKAIEEFKNIKNALILGAGGTARALAYALKTQDIEVAIVNRSDGRFEKLNHSVCYLYEQLQPDFQFDLIVNTTSAGLNDMILPCKRDILENLFCNAKYAFDVIYGKNTPFLELARQWNLQTKDGTDMLLWQGVFAFELFLECKQQREEIFKAMNMALNYP; encoded by the coding sequence ATGAAAATCTTTGCTGTTATTGGCGATCCAATTGTGCATTCTAAATCCCCTAGAATGCACAATAATGCCTTAAATACTCTTAATTTTTGTGCAAGTTATACACGCTATCACCTCCAAGAAAAAAACAAACTAAAAGATGTCGTAAAATTCTTTGATGGAGTTAATATTACCATTCCTTTTAAAGAAGAGGCTTGTTTAATAGCCGATTTTAAAGATAAAAGTGTTTTGCATATAGGTTCTGCTAATACTCTTTTAAATAAAAATAATAAAATTTATGCTTACAATACAGATTACTTGGGTTTTTTAAAAGCGATTGAAGAATTTAAGAATATAAAAAATGCTTTGATTTTGGGTGCAGGTGGTACAGCCAGAGCATTAGCATATGCTTTAAAAACACAAGATATTGAAGTAGCAATTGTTAATCGTTCTGATGGTAGATTTGAAAAACTAAACCATAGTGTTTGTTATTTATATGAACAATTACAACCTGACTTTCAATTTGATTTGATTGTTAACACAACTAGCGCAGGTTTGAATGATATGATTTTGCCTTGCAAAAGAGATATTTTAGAAAATCTTTTTTGTAATGCCAAATATGCTTTTGATGTAATTTATGGTAAAAATACTCCTTTTTTGGAGTTAGCTAGACAATGGAATTTGCAAACTAAAGATGGAACAGATATGCTCTTGTGGCAGGGCGTGTTTGCATTTGAACTTTTTTTAGAGTGTAAGCAACAAAGAGAAGAGATATTTAAAGCCATGAATATGGCTTTAAATTATCCTTAA
- the lysS gene encoding lysine--tRNA ligase — translation MFDNILEQQKIQKAHELKELGINPYPHFLKKEMNISEYKNKFTYIKDMENQRDENSYGIVAGRLKLLRIAGKSVFANIEDEQDNLQIYFNQNILGEEYFGILKKYLEVGDIVLVKGFPFMTKTGEFSLHVKEIQIATKAIVPLPEKYHGLTDIEQRYRKRYLDMIMNSEVRKDFILRSKIVSYIRAFFESKGFLEVETPMMHPIAGGANAKPFVTYHNALGVERFLRIAPELYLKRLIVGGFEAVYEINRCFRNEGMDLTHNPEFTTIEFYWAYHNYHDLMDLTEELFAMLLDKLGLDKKLEFDEKIIDFSKPFERITYKDALKKYGGLDDELIHDKAKILEKLQRDGFEVNEKLELGHLQAELFDHYVEDKLIDPTFVVDFPISISPLSRRSDKDAEIAERFELFIAGREIANGFNELNDPLDQYERFLKQIEAKNAGDEEACEMDEDFVNALGYAMAPTAGEGIGIDRLIMLLINKKSIRDVVLFPAMRPLKNEAKGE, via the coding sequence ATGTTTGACAATATTTTAGAGCAACAAAAAATTCAAAAAGCACATGAGTTAAAAGAGTTAGGGATAAATCCATATCCGCATTTTTTAAAAAAAGAGATGAATATAAGTGAGTATAAAAATAAATTTACTTATATTAAGGATATGGAAAATCAAAGAGATGAAAATTCATATGGTATTGTAGCTGGAAGATTAAAACTTCTCAGAATAGCTGGAAAATCTGTATTTGCCAATATTGAAGATGAGCAAGATAATTTGCAAATTTATTTTAATCAAAATATTTTAGGAGAAGAGTATTTTGGTATTTTAAAAAAATATCTTGAAGTAGGAGATATTGTTTTAGTTAAAGGTTTTCCTTTTATGACTAAAACTGGAGAATTTAGTCTTCACGTGAAAGAAATTCAAATAGCAACAAAAGCTATAGTTCCACTTCCAGAGAAGTATCACGGATTGACAGATATTGAGCAAAGATATAGAAAAAGATATCTTGATATGATTATGAATAGTGAGGTAAGAAAAGATTTTATTTTGCGTTCTAAAATCGTTTCTTATATAAGAGCTTTTTTTGAATCTAAAGGATTTTTAGAAGTCGAAACTCCGATGATGCATCCTATTGCAGGTGGTGCAAATGCTAAACCTTTTGTAACTTATCATAATGCTTTGGGCGTAGAAAGATTTTTAAGAATTGCTCCTGAGCTTTATTTAAAACGTTTGATTGTAGGTGGTTTTGAAGCAGTTTATGAGATTAATAGATGTTTTAGAAATGAAGGTATGGATTTAACACATAATCCTGAATTTACAACAATAGAATTTTATTGGGCATATCATAATTATCACGATCTCATGGATTTAACGGAAGAGTTATTTGCTATGCTTTTGGATAAGTTAGGACTAGATAAAAAGCTTGAATTTGATGAAAAAATAATCGATTTTTCTAAACCTTTTGAGAGAATTACCTATAAAGATGCTCTAAAAAAATATGGTGGTTTGGATGATGAGTTGATTCATGATAAGGCTAAAATTTTAGAAAAACTTCAAAGAGATGGTTTTGAAGTAAATGAAAAATTAGAGCTAGGTCATTTGCAAGCTGAGCTTTTTGATCACTATGTAGAAGATAAATTAATTGATCCTACTTTTGTAGTAGATTTTCCAATATCAATTAGTCCTTTATCAAGAAGAAGTGATAAAGATGCAGAAATTGCAGAGAGATTTGAGCTTTTTATTGCGGGCAGGGAAATTGCAAATGGCTTTAATGAATTAAACGATCCTCTTGATCAGTATGAGAGATTTTTAAAGCAAATCGAAGCTAAAAATGCAGGCGATGAAGAAGCTTGTGAGATGGATGAGGATTTTGTTAACGCATTAGGCTATGCTATGGCACCAACTGCAGGCGAGGGTATAGGGATAGATAGACTTATTATGCTTTTGATTAATAAAAAATCAATTCGTGATGTTGTCCTTTTTCCAGCAATGAGACCACTTAAAAACGAAGCAAAAGGAGAGTAA
- the gmhA gene encoding D-sedoheptulose 7-phosphate isomerase, translated as MIKKIEKEIIEHQKTLEQVLNLKEQVALVAQELKNCLKQGGKILICGNGGSAADSQHFAAELSGRYKKERKALAAIALSTDTSALSAIGNDYGFEFVFSRQVEALASGNDVLIGISTSGKSINVIKAFEKAKGIGVKCIGLSGKGGGLMNALCDHNIVIPSDDTARIQEMHILIIHCLCDLIEEEY; from the coding sequence ATGATAAAAAAAATTGAAAAAGAAATAATAGAACATCAAAAAACTTTAGAGCAAGTTTTAAATTTAAAAGAGCAAGTTGCTTTGGTTGCTCAAGAATTGAAAAATTGTCTAAAGCAAGGTGGTAAGATTTTAATTTGTGGAAATGGCGGTAGTGCAGCAGACAGCCAGCATTTTGCAGCTGAATTGAGTGGGAGATATAAAAAAGAAAGAAAAGCTTTGGCTGCTATTGCGCTAAGTACAGATACTTCAGCTTTAAGTGCTATAGGAAATGACTACGGTTTTGAATTTGTTTTTTCAAGACAAGTGGAAGCTTTGGCTAGCGGTAATGATGTTTTAATTGGTATTTCAACGAGTGGAAAGAGCATCAATGTTATCAAAGCGTTTGAAAAAGCTAAAGGCATTGGAGTTAAGTGTATAGGTTTAAGTGGGAAAGGCGGTGGTTTGATGAATGCATTATGCGATCATAACATAGTTATCCCAAGCGATGATACTGCAAGAATTCAAGAAATGCATATTTTAATTATACATTGTTTGTGTGATTTGATAGAAGAAGAATACTAA
- a CDS encoding type III pantothenate kinase, with translation MLLCDIGNTTASFLNEQKFHSMSIEQFLQYEPTQKVFYINVNPNLEERLKRNPLFVNLAPYFNFDTIYDNLGVDRIAACYTIEDGVVVDAGSAITVDIVSNSIHLGGFILPGIENYKKSFANISSRLKYELNTQINFDAFPQRTVDALSYGVFKSIYLLIKDSAYDKKLYFTGGDGQFLANFFDYAIYDKFLIFRGMKKAVCENFKL, from the coding sequence ATGCTTTTGTGTGATATTGGAAATACAACCGCGAGTTTTTTAAATGAACAAAAATTCCATTCTATGAGTATTGAACAATTTTTACAATACGAACCAACACAAAAGGTATTTTATATCAATGTTAATCCTAACTTAGAAGAAAGATTAAAACGCAATCCTTTATTTGTCAACCTTGCACCATATTTTAATTTCGATACAATTTATGACAACCTAGGTGTTGATAGAATAGCAGCTTGCTATACCATAGAAGATGGCGTAGTGGTTGATGCAGGATCAGCCATAACAGTAGATATTGTTTCTAACTCCATTCATTTAGGTGGTTTTATTTTACCCGGAATTGAAAACTATAAAAAATCTTTTGCAAATATTTCATCACGTTTAAAATACGAACTTAACACCCAAATCAATTTCGACGCCTTCCCACAAAGAACTGTTGATGCATTAAGTTACGGTGTTTTCAAAAGTATTTATTTACTCATTAAAGACAGTGCTTATGATAAAAAACTATACTTCACAGGTGGCGATGGACAATTTCTGGCAAATTTTTTTGACTATGCTATTTATGATAAATTTTTAATTTTTAGAGGTATGAAAAAAGCCGTTTGTGAAAATTTTAAACTATAA
- the pyk gene encoding pyruvate kinase: protein MLKKTKIVATIGPASENETTVRQMIINGVNVFRLNFSHGSHEYHSQNLATIRKVAAELNARIGILQDISGPKIRTLKIPEPFELKNGDRLDFYKDTFDGEKFSNEHYRVCINHPEILSMLKVGEYIYLCDGSIKTKVVQVEKDFIQTQVENSGILSSNKGINFPNTKINIDIITQKDKDDLAWGIKNDVDFLAISFVQNAHDIDEVKKILDENNAKIAIFAKIEKFDAVENIDEIISCSDGIMVARGDLGIEVPYYRVPNIQKLIIKKANEANKPVITATQMLFSLAKSKTATRAEISDVANAVLDGTDAVMLSEESAVGIDPANAVDIMTQTIIETEKNYPYEKFENFKCFNETDIIAKSSTQLATDLNANAIFTITSSGASAIKTARYRPKMDIIAITHSKKTLNFLSIVWGVQPAILIEKHENLTELLSNSVKLGVEKGLMKRDGVYTLTAGFPIGVAGSTNLIRILQKDQIEYYLSLGK, encoded by the coding sequence ATGCTAAAAAAGACAAAAATTGTTGCAACGATTGGACCAGCAAGCGAAAATGAAACTACTGTTAGACAAATGATCATTAATGGTGTAAATGTCTTTCGTTTAAATTTCTCACATGGTAGCCATGAGTATCATAGTCAAAATTTAGCCACTATTAGAAAAGTCGCAGCTGAATTAAACGCAAGAATTGGAATTTTACAAGATATAAGTGGTCCAAAAATCAGAACTTTAAAAATTCCAGAACCTTTTGAATTAAAAAACGGCGATCGATTAGACTTTTACAAAGATACATTTGATGGTGAAAAATTTTCTAATGAACATTATAGAGTATGCATTAATCACCCAGAAATTCTCTCTATGTTAAAGGTTGGAGAATACATTTACCTTTGTGATGGCTCTATTAAAACCAAAGTAGTACAAGTTGAAAAAGATTTTATCCAAACCCAAGTAGAAAATAGCGGAATACTTAGCTCAAACAAAGGAATCAATTTTCCTAACACAAAAATCAATATCGATATTATCACACAAAAAGACAAAGATGATCTAGCTTGGGGTATTAAAAATGATGTTGATTTTCTAGCTATTTCTTTTGTGCAAAATGCCCATGATATTGATGAAGTAAAAAAAATTCTTGATGAAAATAATGCTAAAATTGCTATTTTTGCAAAAATAGAAAAATTCGATGCAGTTGAAAATATCGATGAAATTATAAGCTGCAGTGATGGTATTATGGTTGCAAGAGGTGATTTGGGTATAGAGGTTCCTTATTATAGAGTACCAAATATACAAAAACTCATCATAAAAAAAGCCAACGAAGCTAACAAACCAGTCATCACTGCCACACAAATGCTCTTCTCGCTTGCAAAATCTAAAACAGCAACTAGAGCTGAAATTTCAGATGTGGCAAATGCGGTACTTGATGGCACCGATGCAGTTATGCTTAGCGAAGAAAGTGCTGTTGGTATTGATCCTGCCAATGCAGTAGATATCATGACTCAAACTATCATCGAAACTGAAAAAAACTATCCTTATGAAAAATTTGAAAATTTCAAATGCTTTAATGAAACAGATATCATCGCAAAATCAAGCACTCAATTAGCAACTGATTTAAATGCTAATGCAATTTTCACCATAACAAGCAGTGGTGCTTCTGCCATTAAAACTGCGAGATATCGTCCAAAAATGGACATTATAGCTATTACACATTCTAAAAAAACTTTAAATTTCTTAAGTATAGTTTGGGGTGTACAACCTGCTATTTTAATAGAAAAACATGAGAATTTAACAGAACTTTTAAGCAACTCAGTAAAACTTGGAGTTGAAAAAGGTTTGATGAAAAGAGATGGTGTTTATACCCTTACAGCAGGTTTTCCTATAGGTGTAGCAGGAAGTACGAATTTAATTAGAATTTTACAAAAAGATCAAATCGAGTATTATTTAAGTTTGGGTAAATAA
- a CDS encoding DUF1882 domain-containing protein: protein MITTMDLALIKMVTSHYYIKRNTIVNKYEHKGRIFFDKFEKINAPLTANVIQEHMEKKIIVAHSLINSFDKVENIVFDYNGFNAERFWHRAQLVLREEGFINFTAYKTKSNNHLHLYIHKGHTTFNEACSLGSKLSLLFSQKMPVEWKVFPSLDIPKEFNILTLPYEVYQKERGASWSKHM, encoded by the coding sequence TTGATTACAACAATGGATTTAGCTTTAATTAAAATGGTTACAAGCCATTATTACATTAAACGCAATACTATAGTAAACAAATACGAACACAAGGGTAGAATATTTTTTGATAAATTTGAAAAAATAAATGCACCCTTAACTGCGAATGTGATACAAGAGCACATGGAGAAAAAGATTATTGTTGCACACTCGTTGATCAATAGTTTTGATAAGGTTGAAAACATAGTATTTGATTATAATGGCTTTAATGCTGAACGTTTTTGGCATAGAGCTCAACTAGTTTTAAGAGAAGAGGGTTTTATTAATTTTACTGCTTATAAAACAAAGAGCAATAACCATTTGCATTTGTATATTCATAAGGGTCATACTACTTTTAATGAGGCATGTTCTTTGGGGTCAAAATTATCTTTGCTTTTTTCTCAAAAAATGCCAGTTGAATGGAAGGTTTTTCCTAGCTTGGATATACCTAAAGAATTTAATATTCTTACTTTACCTTATGAGGTTTATCAAAAAGAGCGTGGTGCTTCTTGGTCTAAACATATGTAA